From a single Bufo bufo chromosome 9, aBufBuf1.1, whole genome shotgun sequence genomic region:
- the JUN gene encoding LOW QUALITY PROTEIN: transcription factor AP-1 (The sequence of the model RefSeq protein was modified relative to this genomic sequence to represent the inferred CDS: inserted 2 bases in 1 codon; deleted 1 base in 1 codon), translating to MTARMEPTFYDDALSAAFAQPEPAGYGYNPKVLKQSMTLNLSDPSSAIKPHLRNKAADILTSPDVGLLKLASPELERLIIQSSNGMITTTPTPTQFLCPKNVTDEQEGFAEGFVRALQELHNQNTLPSVASAPQPPACSALTSVSSIADNSGYSNPLHNEPPIYANLNSFNPTTISTTPAFNSNAMGFASQHHPSPPIPVQHHSRLQALKEEPQTVPEMPGESPPLSPIDMESQERIKAERKRMRNRIAASKCRKRKLERIARLEDKVKNLKSQNSELSSTANMLREQVAQLKQKVMXSRQQRCQLMLTQQLQTF from the exons ATGACGGCTAGGATGGAGCCTACTTTCTACGACGATGCCCTGAGCGCTGCCTTCGCTCAGCCCGAGCCCGCCGGCTACGGATACAACCCTAAGgtgctgaagcagagcatgactcTCAACCTGTCCGACCCATCCAGCGCCATCAAGCCTCACCTGAGGAACAAGGCGGCGGACATCCTTACCTCTCCGGACGTTGGACTCCTCAAGCTAGCCTCCCCGGAACTGGAGAGGCTCATCATCCAGTCCAGTAATGGGATGATCACTACCACCCCTACCCCAACCCAG TTCCTCTGCCCTAAAAATGTCACGGACGAGCAGGAGGGGTTTGCGGAGGGATTTGTCCGGGCGCTGCAAGAACTTCACAACCAGAACACCTTGCCCAGCGTCGCCTCTGCCCCCCAGCCGCCCGCCTGCAGCGCACTGACCTCTGTCTCCTCCATAGCAGATAACAGTGGATACAGTAACCCCTTGCACAACGAGCCGCCCATCTATGCCAACCTGAACAGCTTCAACCCAACCACCATCAGCACCACCCCTGCCTTCAACAGCAACGCCATGGGCTTTGCCTCCCAGCATCACCCCAGCCCCCCCATCCCCGTCCAGCACCACTCCAGGCTCCAGGCTCTGAAAGAAGAGCCCCAGACTGTGCCCGAAATGCCCGGCGAGAGCCCTCCTCTTTCCCCCATTGACATGGAGTCTCAGGAGAGGATAAAAGCCGAGCGGAAGCGTATGAGGAACCGGATCGCCGCCTCCAAGTGCAGGAAGAGGAAGCTGGAACGCATCGCCCGGCTGGAGGACAAAGTGAAAAACTTAAAGTCCCAGAACTCTGAACTGTCGTCCACGGCCAACATGCTGCGGGAGCAGGTCGCCCAGCTCAAACAGAAAGTGAT ATCACGTCAACAGCGCTGCCAGCTCATGTTAACGCAGCAGCTGCAGACGTTCTGA